One part of the Phaenicophaeus curvirostris isolate KB17595 chromosome 2, BPBGC_Pcur_1.0, whole genome shotgun sequence genome encodes these proteins:
- the TMEM30A gene encoding cell cycle control protein 50A has product MAVNYSAKEEADGHPSGGVGVPGGGAVGGGGGGGAVKTRKPDNTAFKQQRLPAWQPILTAGTVLPAFFIIGLIFIPIGIGIFVTSNNIREYEIDYTGTEPSSPCNKCLNVSWDSTPPCTCTINFTLEHSFESNVFMYYGLSNFYQNHRRYVKSRDDSQLNGDNSSLLNPSKECEPYRTNEDKPIAPCGAIANSMFNDTLELYRIDNDTRIPITLIKKGIAWWTDKNVKFRNPTGDGNNLTALFQGTTKPVNWPKPVYMLDSEPDNNGFINEDFIVWMRTAALPTFRKLYRLIERKNNLQPTLQAGKYSLVIAYNYPVHSFDGRKRMILSTISWMGGKNPFLGIAYITVGSICFFLGVVLLIIHHKYGNRNTSADIPN; this is encoded by the exons ATGGCGGTGAACTACAGCGCGAAGGAGGAGGCGGACGGGCACCCCTCGGGCGGCGTCGGGGTGCCGGGCGGCGGCGCGGttgggggcggcggcggcgggggcgccGTGAAGACCCGCAAGCCCGATAACACGGCGTTTAAGCAGCAGCGGCTGCCGGCCTGGCAGCCCATCCTGACGGCGGGCACGGTGCTGCCGGCCTTCTTCATCATAGgcctcatcttcatccccatcggCATCGGCATCTTCGTTACCTCCAACAACATCCGCGAGTACGAG ATTGACTATACAGGAACAGAGCCTTCTAGTCCTTGCAACAAGTGCTTGAATGTGTCCTGGGACAGCACACCCCCTTGTACTTGCACCATCAATTTCACACTGGAACATTCATTTGAG AGCAATGTATTCATGTATTACGGACTTTCCAACTTCTATCAAAACCATCGTCGTTATGTGAAATCTCGAGATGACAGCCAGCTAAATGGAGATAACAGTTCGCTACTT AACCCAAGTAAGGAATGTGAGCCTTATCGCACGAATGAGGACAAACCCATTGCTCCTTGTGGAGCTATTGCCAACAGTATGTTTAATG ATACATTGGAATTGTATCGCATTGATAATGACACAAGGATCCCTATTACTTTGATTAAAAAAGGCATTGCGTGGTGGACAGATAAAAATGTAAAGTTCAGGAATCCTACAGGAGATGGAAATAACTTAACTGCGCTTTtccaag GCACAACAAAACCTGTGAACTGGCCCAAGCCAGTGTATATGCTGGACTCAGAGCCTGACAACAATGGTTTTATCAATGAAGATTTCATTGTGTGGATGCGTACTGCTGCTTTGCCAACGTTCCGCAAGCTGTATCGTCTCATTGAAAGGAAGAATAATTTACAACCTACCTTACAggctggaaaatattctttgGTTATTGCATACA ATTATCCCGTACACAGTtttgatggaagaaaaagaatgatcCTAAGCACCATCTCGTGGATGGGAGGCAAAAATCCCTTTCTGGGAATCGCTTACATTACTGTTGGGTCCATATGCTTCTTCTTGGGAGTTGTATTGCTGATCATCCATCACAAATATGGAAATCGAAACACTAGTGCAGACATTCCCAATTAA
- the COX7A2 gene encoding cytochrome c oxidase subunit 7A2, mitochondrial: protein MWRNLLSLRQISQRTISTASRRQMQNRVPEKQKLFQEDNGLPVYLKGGVMDALLYRVTVGLSVFGTAYAVYYLVGASLPKKQN from the exons ATGTGGCGGAACCTGCTG AGTCTTCGCCAGATTTCCCAGAGGACCATAAGCACTGCTTCACGCAGGCAGATGCAAAATAGAGTTCCTGAGAAGCAGAAGCTTTTTCAG GAAGATAATGGCCTCCCAGTGTATCTTAAAGGTGGTGTAATGGATGCTTTGTTGTATAGAGTCACCGTGGGTCTTTCAGTTTTTG GAACAGCCTATGCTGTTTATTATCTGGTTGGTGCTTCACTGCCCAAGAAGCAGAATTGA